Part of the Betta splendens chromosome 17, fBetSpl5.4, whole genome shotgun sequence genome, CAAGTATTAAAGATGCACAGTAACAGTGGACAAAGGAACGGAAACTGTTTTTAATACGTTAAAAGACCTCAAACCACTTCTCTTCAATCTTCTGATTCTGTGGCTTGACCGTACGTAAGAAGAACGTGGAAGTATTATGTCTCAAAACGGCTGTAAGTCAGACAGATCTTTAGGCATTTGGTTCTGTTTGCCTCATTCCGCAGCATTCCCATCTTGGGACCTGGGGTTTTAGGGATTTTGTGACTCTGTAGATTTACTTGTTTACATGTTCATGGGCATTGTTCTGCTTCATCACCTAACTTCTTCTGAGTTTCAGCTTGCAGATAGGCCCCCTGACATAACCCTACGAGTTGCATTGAGAAATATATTCCCCACAAATGTTTTATCTGTCAACCAGACATTCTTCCAGTGATGTCCCATAATCCCATCTGGACTAGAACCAATGATTCGCCCACGATGTCTTTCCTGGAGAACAGAGGCGTTCACTTCAACAAACATTCTGCATTTACCTAGCTTCTGGAGGGATTCTGGCTGGGTGCCTCTGTTCCTAATCATGTCCAACTGTGAACATCTAAACATGTTAGATGACTCTCAGCTACATGAAAATAAGCAACTTCCTTCTATTcttgtttatttcattcattagaCAAGTTGGTACTGCCATCACTTTGTTTAATTTGTGTGGTTCTAATATTATCTTAAACCCTTCAGATTCAGACGCAGACCCTCTCAGCAGGAAGATGGAAGCTTTAAGAGTGTCCAGTGAAGGTCATCATAGTGACTGGCCTGTAGAGATCATCAGATCAGAAGTACACAGAGACAGATACACAATGAGTCCTAAACCAAGATCTGGACTAGATCAGGACAGGACCCAGGAACCTCATTCAGAACCAGACTACTCTAAGGTGAGGAGGACTGAATTAAATTggaattagattagattagattcagCTGGACTTAGTCCTCCTGTGCCCCTTCAGATGGCAACCCATCTCCCCCCAAATCAGGCTGCCATGTTCCTGTCTCTTATGAGACTGGAGGGTCGAAGTTTCAGTCTCAATGATGCCATGGAGGCGGTCCAACTCAACAGGGATTTTTCATCAGCCCTCAGGTTCCTGTCTCACAATTGTCCCATCTGTCAGGATCAAGTGACCTTCAGCAAGGTGAGGCACCTGACAGCCACAGGTGAGCAGCACCACTGTTGTAAAAGTCCATACTGTGTCAGAATTAACCTTCTATGTCAGCATAATCTGCATAGCAGCTCTGTCACCGGTGCATGAATGGGTGAATGTCATGCAGTGTTGAAGCACTTTAAGTCCATTCACCATTACTGGGTCCAGATATAATTGTTCCATCTGGAACTGGTTGTGGTTCTGTAAAGtagggttctggttctgatcagTGAGACTCTACAACCCCCATTGGTTATGGTTAGAGAGAGGACAGGGACAGGGCGAAGGTTAGCCCCTACATGAAGGTGGGGAGCAAAAAGGCCTTTTCTAACCTGAAATCAACCACGATCATTTTCACACAatctttgcttttgtgttttatgttgtcAGACTgattacatttttattcttttttttatttagaatagGAAAGGATATAACTTTTTTTTGATTCCACAACGGGGAAATTTCTTCAGGCAGCCACGCTAGCAGTGCCATcggacagtggaagcaagtagACTATTGGAAGTCacacatttctttcattttttttcttgtccacCTGTGTCTCTGGCAGATCATTACCATGACCCACTGCTCATGCTTCTTGTGTCAGACCTGCTTCAAGACGTTTTTCTCCGCAGCTATTAAAGAGCGAAGCATTGATCAGCTGGTTTGTCCTCAGTGTGGCAGACCTGAGATCAGAGGTcagggaggagtggaggagttCATGGACTACTTTAATCTGCTGGACACTCAGGTGAGGGTTCAGATGGAGATACTCTGCTCAGGTCTGATCCTCTGTGGCTTTTGGTGGCCATGTGCGAAGATcagtaatgacaataaaattgGCACAGGTTATTACTGTATCCCTTGTCCTAAGTACAGAAGTCCAGACCTGCCTAAGGTGGTGCTCGAAGCTTCACAGAAATGGGATGGTGGTAATGTTGAAGGAAGGCTATATCGATACGGCTCACACTGGTCCCAGCCAATATTAGATATAATCCAGATACCATATGAACACAAACTTGATGCACCGTTGtacctgtttgtgtctgtagaTCCGACACTTCCTGCCTCCTCATCTCCATGAACTCTTCCAGAGGAAGCTCAGGGACAGAGCCCTGCAAGAGATGCCTAACTTCTGCTGGTGCGCTCATGTAAGAAACAGATTGGAAGAAGGTCCCAACCAAATAGAGCAAAGGACCATTAGTCACCTAATGGTCACAGCAACCTTTCTGAAAGTAATCAGCATAACAATGAACTGAGGTTTAGTAGCAGCTGTAGTTTACAATAgtatgtgtatgtttattaAGGCTAGTATTTTGCAAGTCTTCCTGTCTACCCATCTGTGAACTTACCTGCCCTACCCATATTTGGACTGTAGCTTCATACACTGATGGTTTGTGACATTTATTTCCTCTCCACTTTGGAAATTTGTGTTGTTCAGTGTTCGTTTGGGATACTCCATGAAGCGGAGCAGCTGAGGATGGACTGTCCCAGCTGTAAGAAGAGTACTTGCTCTCAGTGTAGATCACCTGtaagacacacatacacacggtTCATAGACTCTGTAAAGAGATCCCAACATAAGACCTCCACATAGtcatgtcacaaaaacattaCACAGCCGTCATTACGGTTCTATTGGTTTTGTACAGCAACCCCAGCATTGCTGCATCCAGTTCTACTCAGGTTGTCACTGAATGTTACACTTTGCTGCCTTATCAGTGTTCTTCATCAATctgaaaatgaacagaaaacacgGTCCACAAGAGATGACTAATATGAAcctctttttgttttgcagtggTCTCCTCAACATCAGGGTCTCACCTGTCAGCAGTTCAAAGTCTGGCAGGACCAGCAGGACCAATATGGCTCTGCGCTGTTGAACTGCAACAGCATTGGTACAAACACTCACCACGGCTAGGAAGTATTGGTTTCAGCTTTTTCAGGCGTGAGAGTATGTGTATGTTCCACTACCAggacagaataaaacaaaacttttaTCAGTCCGCAAGTCCCCAAAATTTCCCCCAaagctggttctggtggagTCTCCTATACTTGATTACCTACAACTCAAACAAACTTACAAAGTTACTGAACTCCGGGTTCCTTCGGGTCCACTGTGACTGGACAGCTTTTCTCACTTCTCACAGAAATAAACTGCAGATTTTTAGATCctcagtggggaaaaaaagctgGATATAGATCGCAACACAGACCTGGGTTCTCTGTTCCCTCGTGTATCTATCTGAAATATTAGTAGAACATAAGAAATAATCAGAACTGGCTCACAGCTAAAAGGAGTTCCTCCAGTAGAAAATGGTTTGTGCTGTTTAGTCTTATCCACCACTGTTAAATGACTGAGATTTtgttggttttcatcagaatgTCCAAACTGTCGGTTCGTCTTCAGTTTGTCCAAAGGAGGTTGTCTGCACTTCACGTGTAGCCAATGTCAGGCCCAGTTTTGTGGCGGCTGCAGCCAGGCCTTCCTCCTGGGAACTGTGAGTGTCAGACTAAGATAAATTGACCTTCTTATGTTCAGCTGGATCGAACTTTTTTCATtgggttgtttttattgtttattaatgAATAAAGACTTTTGTTGAACATTTAGCTTGTTAGTTGAAGGTGGTTCTGATAACTAGAGTCTAACCTCTGGTTTTTTATCAGGCCTGTGATTTCTCTGCCGACTGTGGAACCAAAGGTCTTCATGCCCACCATCCCAGAGACTGCCTGTACCACCTGAGAGACTGGACCGTGTCCCGCCTGCACTTGCTGCTACAGGTGAGAGGCTATAGTCTGGGTATTGGGGGACCTCAGCTGAAAAAGGAATATTTAATTGCCTACAGAAATACTTGTGTAGTTTGGGGTTGTCCCCATGGGATTTCAAGTGAATCTTGGTGTTGGGTTGTTCCATATAAACTCAGGTCAACCTCTCCCAAAAAATAAACCATGGCATATAAtcagtacaaaaaaaaatcatgaaaAGATTAATGTTACACACATGAAAATtatctttacaaaataaaaatacaagacACCTGCATCATCTCTGCTGGGTTCTCACAGTCCCTCAGGTTCTGAGGATCAGATATATTGAGAAAGGTTGATGGATTCTCTACATTACTGTGAGTCTGACATTGACCTGGATCTGATCTATTGTGCTTTAGTATTACAGAGTTTCTCCGTTCTGGTTGGAACCAGCCAGTAATGAGTCATCTGAGACCAGTCGGACAGGTGagatctctctcctcctcaggtgaCTTGTCCTCTTCCTTATTTGACATACTTAAAGATGTTAATTCTCAGGGGCGTGTTTGGTCCTGGAGCTGAGAGACGACGGCAGCAGGTGGGAGGAGCCATGTGGGCGACCAGCACTAACAGAGTACAGAGGATACTGCCAGtaagaccttttttttttttcgtctgaTCCCAGTTTACCTGAACAGGTGTGTTCGGCATagtctccatccatctctgGCAGGTTACATTATAAGGAGCGATTGGTGGAGTTGATCAATCATTGTCATGCCGACCCAGCAGTAATCTTCAGTCTGGTGGAGatgaaagcagagctgcagcgctggcaTGTTGCCGTGCCAACGAGGGAACCGGATGAaccagatgtacagtacagccacCGCCTCCGCCTGGTCTGTcacaccaccatcaccacaatAAGTACCCTAATTGACAATCAGTCGTCAGTCAGAGCTCtttcatttacctttttaatgATGATTCAACCACCTGAGATCACGTACTGTGTACAAAATGAGTGTTTAGTTACATGACAAgtgaaatattttaataatttgtttttgtttcaaaataaattcaattaaaagtaaaattttCCAATTGATTTTCACTTACAGGCCTCAAAGTGTTAACACAAATTTTAAACTGTCCTCTAATGTAATTTCAGCAGTTTATAAAGCCAGATATTAAAAATTTATGTCATACATTTAAAGCTTTATTCAGTTTAAGAGGATTCTTCTGTATTACATCTTTGTATTAAAATCTTTCATCctgtaaaaaaatcaaaatgacTTTAATATATTTTAGCTCCTCACATGTTCATGTTCTCTGTTCGAATAGATAATATGCCTAATATGTTAACAATATCCATAAGCATGGAAGGGGTCACGGCAGAAGGATTTTTTAGGGTTGTAACATCTACATTGATCGATTTTTAGTATGCATATGTCCAGCCAGTGATGGTGCAATATTCTGTTTCCTCAGACCCTGACCAACCGCGTTCCTCTCAGGAAGCAACGGTGCTCACCACTCAAACTCAACCAAGACCTTTGCCTTTTAAAGCCAGCCATGGCCACTAAAGCTCCACCCCCTCAGCTGCTACTGACAGACTGACTCCACCCATTTCTGACATTTTACCCTATCAGCAGACTGTGTAATTATGTTAACTgctaatatttattaaaatgatacCAAGTTTTTCCAAACTGCTGAAATCTACTGGAACTAAGGAACTAGTTTATAAGAGTAGGACTGATTTTACTGATCCGCTTGAATTTAGAACTGGGTTCCACTGTTCTTTCCTGTTTAACATAATTCTGCATTTTAACTGACTGTTAAAAAGTGACATCAGACAAACCCACGTGTTCAAGTCAAACAGTTTATGGCCACCTTTTCAAAGGCTTCAGACTAAAGCAGGTTTTCACTGTTGTGGTGGAGCATCGTCTCTGGGAGGATTGAAAGGTCTGATCTCTTTGACGATTCTCTCTGCGATGGTTCTGTTATTGGCAGCGACGATTCTTCGGGACATCAGGTCTACAGCTCGTCCTGAACATATACAGAGCGTTACCCTCTCATCATCGGGACTATGCtaagatgctgttttttttttttaccatccACATCAGTGAGGATTCCTCCAGCCTCTGAGACTATTATCGAACCGGCAGCAACGTCCCAAACATGGATCCCAATCTCATAATATGCTTCAACACAGCCAGACGCCACCAGACACATGTTAATGGCTGCAGTTCCAGCACTGCGTACACTGGAAACACATACATTTGTCAGTGAGTGGAATGTTGTTGTAGTGCTATGACTGCAATGTAAAAATTGTTACCCATGGACAGGAATGCACAGTATGTCCCTTAGGCTGGAGAAAATGTAGTCAACAGCTTCGGGGTCTCTGCTGGATCCAAACTCTGTGGCGATGATGGACTGCTTGATGTCTGACAGGATGAAACATCTCTGTCAGAGGTCAAATCCTGCTCTGTGTATCAGGTATCAGTGACTCATGTCTCACCGTTCTGAGCAGACACCTGCAGTGGGGTTCCGTTACAGAAGGCTCCTTTTCCACGTCTGGCTGTGAACATCTTGTCTTCAAGGCAACTGTAGACGACACCAAACTCCATCTGCAGGACAGAGTGATAGGTCAGTGTATGGGCCAGAAGCACATGACTTTGATTTGTACTCAAAGTATGTAAATTCGTGTGGTTCTTGTCCGGGATGCTCTGCTTGTTCTGTCAGAACAGAGGattcaaaacaggaaaacattttcctgttttgaaGTCAAAGGTAATACTGCTTTTTTACTTTTGGCTTTTCCCATTAGGAATTCAGACAGCAAATGATACACACAGGTGTTTTGGCAAGTTTTGCTGTCCGATCCTGTCGCAACCCCACTATTTATCTGTGCTAGGGACCAGCATAGAAGTTACTGGCTTTCAACCCCTTTGGCTAAATTTAAACCCACGACCTTGGAATTCTAAGCGTAATGCTCTGCAACCGCACCAAACGGCCAGGGCAAAGGTATTCTTATTAGATTAGGCAATATAAATTTCGCATATGCAATGGTAAAAGCAGTTGGCTGGCTCATGGTATGTTATGTAGACTATGGTCCCTACTGTATCCAACTGAACCCTCTTGTGATTGGATGAGAGACCTGGACAGGTAACCTGTCCATCAAAGCAGTCACATTTACACCAAACCTGGAGTACGCAGAGAGAATCATTTGGTTAAAAACTATAATTGATAAGCTCAGTTTCAGAACAGTTACGTcaggagaactttgaccatgctaacaaatgtaaATTCTTAACCAACTAAGAAAcaataaggaaaaaaaacatccattcAATAAAGAAGAAAGGTAACCCTATGCGCTAGTGTTAAATAAACATGACCTTTAAAGATTTTATAGAGTTatacaaaaaaatctaaaaataatcTGTAAAGCACtagctagaagattagaaaaattgacagctcagcaaacgccgaaGTCAGAACAAATATCCAGACCTCCCCAAGGTTTAGAGtgcatagagggaccagacaAGGCTGCCCACTCTCGCCATTAATATTTGCGATATTTACTAAAACACTATCTTCAGCAAttagacagcatgaaggaattaccgGAATATCGACAAAATTAGTTAATCATAATCCTGTATTATTCTTATACTATATAAAGCCACATAGGTCTCcccctacaactatcagcctcagaTAAATTCTCAGCACTTTTAGAATATTCTATAAATTGAAAAAATCTAACATTACGACTATCACACTGTTCAATAATCCAAACGCTGCagtggcctagaactacctaacttccaccactattttcttgccaacacACTGAACCATGTctacaaatggataaaacccagtcCAACAGACTCCTCATGGTTAGGCATTGAACAAATATTTTGTGGGAACATTAATGTTGCAGAtttaccatttatcagcaccaaaatcaaataCCATAGTTGTTAGCAGGGTATTTGTATAAGAGCATCTTTGGCAGGCTgctgggattttcttaaaatgacTGTATCTTCACTTATTCTTCGTCAAAACACATCTCTCTGGACTGAAATATGTTTCTCAAGATACAATTTTACCTCTCGAAGAATTTGTGTCCCgatatgaaatcactagtgccaaatTCTTAGAATATCAGCagctaaagtcaatacttaatgcaagaACTAAAAATACACCTTATACAAATACACCTTATATACTATCTTTATTTTAATATCCAAAAATTATGACAATAAGCCTCCTGATctcaaaacaggaagctgattTGGACATCACTACTAGTCATGTTTTCTGGATAAATATCTTCTAATTTATgccaaatgacaaaaaatacatatCTACTATTAATACAATAtgaaattcttcatagaacacacTACAAAGgaccaaatgggtctcacaaacacaaccctcattgtacagataacaaaGCAGACTGATTCCTGTATGCGTTCTGGTCATGTTCGATTGCGTCTATCCACCAGGATATACCTGTACAGCCAAGACATCCGAATATCATTTGGACTGGATAAGTGTGGTCGGATAGTAGCAAGGAGTTCTGTCCAGAggagtgcagtcctaggaacggctaagatactgcgcaggaccctcaagctcccaggcctctaAGAACCTGAGGTTGTAGGAGTAAGACCGCTCCAAGGAAAAGTGTGCGGAATTAAAAGTATATATATTACTTGTCCATCAAAATATGACATGCAGCTTAATACATGCTGCCTATTGaactgaaggggaaaaaaagaaaacctttgCAGAGAAAGTAAACTGCTTCAAAATTAAATGTTCTTAATTTAGCAAggttttccctttttaaatggacacagaaccacagaccatTTTGCTTAGTGGAGACAGCATACAGTATTTGGTGAATCTGGCTCTGACCTGTTTGTTCACTGAAAATCCAAtggaaacagcaacaaaaggGAATCTGTCAAAAAGATGTAAATTATTCACAGTCTAACAGTTATTAGGATAATGTGAAGAGGAATATTTTCAACACTGTAAAGTTGGACAAATAATCACCAATGTaaagtgtatttaaaaaaactcaCGCATGAACAAAGTTGGTGGTTCCATCAATGGGGTCAATGATCCAGGTAGGAGCGTCGGTGAGATCACAagcttcacctgcagccacCGACTCCTCCCCTATAAACCTGGTGGCCCATGACATCACCAATAAAACTCCAGTGTCATcacctggtgctgctcagtgacttCTGTCTTATTTTTTTAAACCGACCTCAGAACTGCTGCAATTTGTGGCTGTATAAATAAATTTCATTTGCAACACCAACATTTTTTATGTAATGTGCAGCAAACAATAAGGTTTCTGTTTGGAGAGGAATTAATACCTGTGGGTGGGAAATTTCTGCTTCACTGATTGGATGATGAGATTTTCCACCTTTTGGTCCGTTTGCGTCACAAGATCAACCGTTGAGCTCTTTGTCATTACTGTCCTGTCATattgcagagcttcatgtaccACCTGATTAAGACAGATTAACACTCCTCAAGACACCTGATCAACAGAAACCTGGATCCACACAGGAAAACAGGTATAAGCAGTAAAAGACAGGggcctggggtcaaaggtcatcagaGATCAGAGCCACAGGTGAAAGTGGCTCTGATCTCTGAAAGTGAAGTGAATGGCTTTGAACTGAACAAGTGGTTCATAAACTTGGTCTTTACCAGTTGTATTGGTTCTGATGTTGAACTGAGCCAAACCACTGACATAACAGAAAATAACCTGTAACGTACACCTCCAGCTTGTCGTGCGATGGCTACAGCGTGGTCCAATGCAACCTGCCAGATGTCCGCCATGTTGGTGAATCAACTCCTGACGAAGAAAGAAATGCAACACGAAAACCTTTAAGTACGAGTTTGGTTCTGCTCATCAGATCCGGATATGACGTAGCGGGGGCTATCTAAGAATGGCAGGCTACGACAGTTATATTCAACTTAcactctttttatttttggcttTTCGAAAAACGGCACAACTAATTAGTAAACAGAATTTCTAAAATTCAACCAGAGCCACGTCTCCCCCTtcactgtgatgtcatcactaacagttgtttttctctcatttcatttcaagaTTTTCTTTATTAACCAGTGGCGACTCCAACATGTTTCTATAATAGATTTTacaattttttaatttatcttATGGGTCCTGTATGTCTACAACCAAATAAATAGTAGTGACTAATTATAAACTTAACCTCTTTTTTGATCACATCCTGTATTTTCCATTTAAAATCGATTCCATTTCCATTTAAAATACCATTAAACCGATAAAGAGCACCGGCTCCTAAGTCATAGATTTGACCGACAAAAGTCCTAAATATTTTGATAGATATTACCAATTGATGCGTTATACATTAGCCGTACTATCTGCCCGCATGTGACAACTTTTGAGTTGGTCGTCTGTTAAAATGTGTATAATTACCAATTTAggtttaattaaataatcaAACCTTTAATCAGTAGATCTTTGGATGGAGTTTGGTGTAATAGATGTCATACGTTTTTCATCAGTTCAGATTTCCCCAACAGTTTAAAAGCAGGGAAAATGAGGAaactcgttttctcgttttttcTTCAAACCGAAAACAAGGGAGAcaactttaaattaatttcattgtctggttttaaaaaaaaaaattctcatctggtttattgttttttttaacacagtgctTTGATCAAATTCCGTTTGTTGCTAATataaagagaaacgagaaaaacTTCGTGTTTTGTACTTTATCTTCATGACAACTTAACCAGAAGACATCTAGATTCCATTCGATATCACttggaaaagaaaaatataaaccCATTACTTCATTGGCACTGACTTGCCGTTGTTGTACTCCGTTTCAAAATAGAagtctcgtttttttttttatgtcggGCATGTGGAGTCTACCGTGTTCATAACAAACCTTATGGTGTACTATGATTGGTGAAATGGGTGAAACAGCTTTTAGAACTTAAAGCATTAATGTACTTCTGTCTTCTGGTGAATCTGTTAGAATGTGTCTCCTGATATAATATGAAtgtactggacttactgggagcagtggtcctgactactttctCAGATGCTGTTACCggtgtgttcagacacattaacagctcctccagttctaaaactgtcagaccttgttcataaacataGGTCTGCACATTAAACTATCCATTTATGTGTttatatgcacagctgtatccaTCTGATTAAGGTGGAAGACACCGATGTTAAGGTGGGAGAACAGGTTGAAACATAGACCGGGTCAGCCCACGGGTCAACAGAAGAAGTACGGTATACTGCATACATGGGGCCTCCATGATGCCTaaatgaaagtaagaaaagaaaaagtaaatgcTGTACTAATCTGTGTACACAATATGATTGATTTCACAGAGGTCAATCTGCTTGGCTATTAACAGTAGACAGTCCCTCGATGATTAGCTATTCTAAAACACATTACTGCATTTTGTATATTTTGGGGAAACAGTCGATTGCTACAGTATTGGTTAAATTTTTTTTCCTTGTCAAGGCGGTGACACCTCTGTTCAGGGAGTGAAGGATGTAGCGAGGCACATTCAGAACTTATCAGATGCCTTCTGGGTCTGGGGAAGTCAAAGATGCCTTCacatgtttagtttagttttactgCTGCTTCCCCATGAAAACTGATGCTTTGTGTTGCATATGAATTTACAACTTAAACAATTAGtaacaaaaattattattaacaagTTTAAGCATACTGACCTCAGTGAAATCAATCACAATCACTGACTCCACCAGTTACACCACACAGGgtagtacagtatttacctttttcttttcttactttcacttTGGTTTCATAGACGGCTCCATGTGTGCAGCACGCTGCAGGAGTCTTGTTTGGTACAAAGTGAGCATTGAGCTGTGGCAAAATGGGTCAATGCTGTGCctgaaatggatggaggagcctgtgtacaCTGGAGGTTTTGTCTGAGTTGTTTGAGTGATTATGAAAAAAACTGCcactttgtttattgtttgactTCTCCTGTTTTTGCAAtttgtaagttagtgttttattgtcatgcAGTACCATCATCTGTTgtattcagaaaaaataaaaaggctgtTGTTTGGAACTGTGTATTTCATGGCTCGCAATGCTGTACATCTAATAGACTCAAAGGACCCATaccaccatcagcctctctcCCAGTGCTCTACTCCACTAAGGTGTTCTATTATTTGGACCATGTTCATCAGACCACAACAGCCAAATGACAACATTCCCATGGTTTAGTTTGTTTACgcattatttcattcattactGCATTTATTATATTCTTTGCCTCATACAGTGCAAGCCAGATGAGGTATTAATGACGCACAGTGCTTGTTTGTAATGACAGCCAGGCTGTAGTAAGTAAAGGAAGCATGCGCAGATGGTGAGAAGTGTGAATAACTATACTTCAGGTGAAGCTACACAAAGGTCAGTAAGTGTTTGGACGATGTGTAAAAACTTAACACCTAATAAAATGGCTGTTAGGGTTGTGAATGTGGTAAAAGGTCACTACAATATTTGACCTTGTGACTACTGTACAGTTATGTGCACTGCACACTACACTTACAGAAGTTATAAAAGACCATTCAGGGATCATCCCCCAAATTATATTACTTTGAAGACTGTAGAATACATACATAATTGAAGAATAACATTTGGTGCATCCACAGAAGAGAGTCAGAACTTATTCTCCTCTCTGACAAACACAAGTTTGGGTCCTacttcttctattgacccctgtggtctgaccgGGTGACAGTCTGTTTCAACCTTAGCATCTGTGTCTTCCATCTTAATCAGAtggatacagctgtgcatataaACAAATTGTATACACAAATGTATAGTTTAATGTTCAAAACTAAAAAACTGTTTATAAACAAGGTCTGCCAATTGTAGAAATGGAGGAGCTggtaatgtgtctgaacacaccaGTAATACAATTCGTGGTTGTTTGGGTCAGCTGCCGTAAGATAGGTAGGTAGtaaggaccacagctcccagtatgTCCAGTACGTTCACCCCCCCACCCTGTAAGGTTTGTTCTGATGGTACACGCGTTAAATGCCACACGCGCGGC contains:
- the impa1 gene encoding inositol monophosphatase 1 isoform X2; its protein translation is MTKSSTVDLVTQTDQKVENLIIQSVKQKFPTHRFIGEESVAAGEACDLTDAPTWIIDPIDGTTNFVHAFPFVAVSIGFSVNKQMEFGVVYSCLEDKMFTARRGKGAFCNGTPLQVSAQNDIKQSIIATEFGSSRDPEAVDYIFSSLRDILCIPVHGVRSAGTAAINMCLVASGCVEAYYEIGIHVWDVAAGSIIVSEAGGILTDVDGRAVDLMSRRIVAANNRTIAERIVKEIRPFNPPRDDAPPQQ
- the impa1 gene encoding inositol monophosphatase 1 isoform X1; translation: MADIWQVALDHAVAIARQAGGVVHEALQYDRTVMTKSSTVDLVTQTDQKVENLIIQSVKQKFPTHRFIGEESVAAGEACDLTDAPTWIIDPIDGTTNFVHAFPFVAVSIGFSVNKQMEFGVVYSCLEDKMFTARRGKGAFCNGTPLQVSAQNDIKQSIIATEFGSSRDPEAVDYIFSSLRDILCIPVHGVRSAGTAAINMCLVASGCVEAYYEIGIHVWDVAAGSIIVSEAGGILTDVDGRAVDLMSRRIVAANNRTIAERIVKEIRPFNPPRDDAPPQQ